TTCCCGTCGCATAGAATCAATCGTTAACTTGTCAAAAACTAGGCGTTGCTGTTCTGCATTAGTCACAACTCGCTGCCGCCTCAAAATTGCTGCTACTCTCACCTCTAACTCTCCTAACCCGAATGGCTTAGTGAGGTAGTCATCAGCACCTTTAGAAAACCCGCGAATTTTATCAATTTCGTCGGTTCTGCTAGTCAGAAGGAGCACAAATACACCGCTACGACTCTGCATTTCTTGACAGAGATTAAAACCAATTACATCCGGTAAATTAACATCTAGAATTACCAAATCGGGGTTAAATTGCTCAAACATACTCACACCAGTCTTACCGTCTTCGGCAGACTCAACTTGATAATTTTGTTTCAGCAAAAAGCGTTGGATTAAATTCCGAACCGCAGGATCGTCATCAACTACAAGAATCTTGGCAGCAGCCATAGTTATTATTTTTTACAAAGGTGTATAGAATTAACAAACCTAAGAAGGTAGGTTCTACTTTGGTAGTAAGTTAAAATTTACAAGGGATAGAGATGATTATCCTGATTATTTCCATAACCTGTAATTTTTATGCTGGATATTGAAAAAGTAAATATGCTGGTATAGCAGAAGTTAGAGAACAAGTTTCCGCTGTGAGTTTCAACAAGTATTGGACGGATGAAGTGAACCTTCCTGGAATGAAAATAGGAAGATAGTGTGTAAATTACCATCAATCTCAAAATTACAATTTTCTTATGTGCGGTTGCCCTGACTCATGTTATTATTTTGTTAGACGGATAAAATCGCCTAAGACAAATAATATAGGTAGTTACTTATCTAAATTGTTGTCTTTATTTCTATAAAATCTAAAGTTGTTTTTCTGTAAAATAAAAAGTGCCGCTGATTAAGGCTAAAGTAATAACCTCCCGTCAGTAACCCAGCCCTAAAGGGACTGAGCTTGCAAGAGAAATCAAACAAGCCATACTGACCAGACCACCCTGAGCGTAGTCGAAGGGTAGCCGTTATTTGAGTCACGACACCTTGGAATGCGTAGCTAGTTCCCCGCTCTGTCGCTTGTGATTAAACAGTTCTAAGGTCACTGGAACAGTGTCGCAAGCTCAAGCAAGCTC
The window above is part of the Dolichospermum sp. DET69 genome. Proteins encoded here:
- a CDS encoding response regulator transcription factor; translated protein: MAAAKILVVDDDPAVRNLIQRFLLKQNYQVESAEDGKTGVSMFEQFNPDLVILDVNLPDVIGFNLCQEMQSRSGVFVLLLTSRTDEIDKIRGFSKGADDYLTKPFGLGELEVRVAAILRRQRVVTNAEQQRLVFDKLTIDSMRREVIISNEPIPLTALEFDLLYFLASHPARVWRRSELIQEVWDYEYVGDQRVVDVHIGQIRKKIELDPTQSTLIHTIRGVGYKFECAISS